The genomic interval tttttttttcttttttttttttaacctttctctTGAGAGTGGTTTGTTCAGTGTAATATTGTGTTTTGGAGGGAAACGAGCAGTTCTTAAAATCAAAAGTTATTAAGCTTGTCGTTCTCATGCATTTAAAATAGGGCTTAATAATTTATAACATTTATAAATCTTCAGGTGAAACTGATTTCTTGAAGGAAGCTTTGAGCAAGAAAAGCATGCTGAACATCACTGAACATGTCAAATCTAACCACGTAAATACAATTGAGGGTCAGAGTTCTCCTTCAAATGTTTTTGATGCAGACCTACTCACAGAGCAGTGTGATGAAATAGGTAATGCCAGTCCCTTAAAGAATAATTACACATCTTTCTCTaataatgcagaagaaatggatgCAGAGGAATCTCTGTGCAGTAGTAAAAACCAAGAGCTTGACTTTGAAGATGGCTCAGAAAGTACTCTGgataaaataaaagagcaggATATTTGTGTGCCAAGTGTGGAAGATGTAGAAATGTATGAACCCGTGACTGATTCTTTACTTGAAAAAGAACTTCCTGTGGAGAAACTGCTTCAGCTGAAGATACCTCACTGTCCTACCCTGCATGAGGTCTCTAGAAAGAGACTGAAGCAAAGCATTCAGAAAGTCAATGAATGGTTTTCAAAAAGCAATGAGGTTCTATCTTCCAGTTCATTCCAGAATGATCCTTCTGAAGCAACTGATGCTTCAGGTGAAGGAGATATTTCTCTATCAGATAAAGATTCATGTATTTCAGAGAAGACCAACCCTATAGTAGATTCTGTGGAATTCGTACTGtttgaaagaaacaagagaTGGCCAAAACAAACAACGTATAGCatcaaagacaaaatatttggGAAAACATACGAGAGAGGGAGGAAATCAAATCCCTCTACTGTCTTGAGAGATGTTTTGCCTGctacaaaaaaagaagatgcagcTGTTGAAGAGGAGTGCTTGAATAATTCCAGAGAAGCCAGACTAAAACGAAAAAGGGAGCCTGCTCGTGTCCTTCAGCCTGAAGACTTCATTGAGAAGAAAGATCTAGAAGAGGCAGATAGATGCCCTCAGGGTATTAACTCCAGCCTTGAAGGTgctgagaagagaaaatgtgatGGAAATTCTGCTGTTAAAGAGAATCCCCtccttgaaaaaataaaggttaGGATGCTAACAGAATTTGAGGAAGGAGGGTTACAGTGGAAAAATGCTATAGAAAAGGTGTCAGACATGCCCTTTGATGGACAGCTGGAACTGAGTAACTCTGATCAGAAGAGCACTAAGAATGCATGTTCTGCAGCAAAAGGATGCAGACGTTCAACTAGAACAAGGTGTGCTATACGTTTAGTAGTTGACAGAAATCCAGATTCCTTTGGTCCAGATGAGCCACTGATTGATAGCTATCCAAGCAGTGAAGAACCAAACAAAGTTGATTGTGAGCAAAGACAAGTCAGACGCAGCAGGAGGCTTCAGCTACTTTCTaaagagacaggaaaaatgagaataaCTAAGGAAGCAAGAAATTCTGACAATGGCCCAGAAGGGTCTGTCTTTGGAGTTGAAAGGAGTGTGTTAGTTCACAATTCCCAGTGCAAAGActtgaggaagcagcaggataTACTGAATTGCACATCACTCACTGATCGGAATGGTGCTGATCTGGTAGCAAATGGAATACAGATTAGTCCGAAGAATTCAGCTGATATAACGAAAAACAGAAGTCTCTTCAATCCTACGTTTTCTTGTCAGCATTCAAATTTTAATTCCCCTTCACTCAAAGCAGGTTCTCAAGAAGGGGAAATGCTAGGTAGACTTTTCCTCCTACAGTCTCCTTCAAAGACTGTTCTGGACACTGCTTCCATCCTGACTGAAGAGAAGAGGTCTGGGTCAGGGACTGTTTTTCCCCAGGACAAAGGATGCTGTTCACAGAATGTTCCCAAGGACTTCAGAATTGAAAAGTCACCAATGGCTAAAAACGTTTCAGAATTGACCGTGGAAGCTGAAGACAGTGAGTTAGACATGCAACATCTGCGAAATACATTTAGGAGTTCAAAACGGCAGTCTTTTAGTCTTTATCCTGCTCCCATGAAGACATGTACCACAGATGATGTTGAATCTGAAAAATTGAATACTCTGTGTCCTGATCAAGTAGAAAAAAGGcatagtaaatattttatgacaGAAAacttacaagaaaagaaaaaaactgcgGAAAATTTGAGTAGTGTTTGTGAGAAGTTTAAGACATGTGAATCTGCTTGTGTTAGTCCTGTGTCGTGCTCTGTCAGCAATGCTGAACGTGTGCATGCTGTGGAGCATcaagaagatattttaaatgttgcAAATCATGGGAATCTGGCGACACTAGTAAGAGTGTGTGCTGCTAGGAATGAAGGCAGAAACAGACCACAAGAGGGAGAGCAGGAGAGTGAAAAGACATTGTCAGCTGACATAGGGGTAGAAAGCAAATTGAGACTGAGTCCAGTTGGAAGCAATAGAAATCTCAGTGATCGGAGTCATGCAGAAGAGCGTGCTTTCCAAAGAACAGACCTGAACACAGTCAGTGAAACATACTTCAGTTCAGAAAGCAATCAAGTGGAAAATGCTGAAGTTGTTGATGGCAAAGCACCAATGCAACGTTTTCAGCCCAGTCCAATGGTTTGCCCTACAGCTTGTCAACAAAATCCAGCTGAGTTCAACTGCAgagtcactgaaaaaaaaattagcaaaaaagAGGAAAGTCTGATAAAGGGCAATGAAGAGCGAGTAATCCAAACTGTCAGCACAGGGTTGTCAGAGTATTTAGTTAGGGAGGCACTAGAAGAATCTCTTAAAGTCCGCAGTGATTTTACGGATCTGTCTGAAACTCCTGATGGCTTACTGTGTTCTGACAATGATACTGAAGATAGTGCCAGTTTTTATGTAACTAATAAGAAAGACacatctgctgtgtttgtaaaaAGAAGCGGTGCTGCCCTGGTGAACATAGTAAATGATTCAGTTGTTAGCTGTAAGCCAAGATCTGAAGGTATTCAGAGGTCTCGGAGAAGAGCCCAGAAACTGCAATCTTCAGATGAAGAATCTAGTGAGGATGAAGATTTACCATGTTTTCAGGAATTAATGTTCGGCAAATCAGTAAGCACACCTTTGCAGATCAAAAAACAGGTGACATCTGTGGTACAGTCTTCAGCAAATCCCAGCATGTTGCCTCGCAGTGAATgtcttaatgaaaataatgaacagAAAACACTTGAAGCTGCCCTAAGCAATGAGTGTGTTTCACCAAGCCAGGAGTCAGAATGctctgtgaaattattttcttcccagtctAACATATCTGAAGAATCAGTTGATGGAGCACAGGAGCTGAGGAAGACTTTAACACAAATGAGCGCCAGAAATAAGAGTAAGGAAGCTCTTCAAAGTTGCAGTGGAGggctgaagagaagaaaaaatgactcCAACGATGAGTACCAAGAAGATCCAAATATGGGGGCAAACCTAGGTACAAACCAAGATTTTTATCTCTGCAGCTGTGTTAGTAATATCATTGGGTGCTTGATGTTTGCATGGGAACTTTGTGGGCTTGCTTTTGTAAAGTAATGTGTCAGCTATGGACAAtcaaacagaacaggaaaaaaatcagcccTTGGTGACTGATTTCCTGACAATTAGTGTGGTAAAATTCtctgttcagagaaaaaaaatgaatagacCAGGCCCCAGAGGACAGCTAGAATCTGTCTAGTGGGAGTTAATTTTTGACTGGAAATACTAGTGTTGCTATTGCAATGGCGAGGCTTGGATCTATCAGCAGAATTTCACAGAGTCTACCTAAGCTATTACTGCAGATGAAATGTTTGTTGAAATTGGCTGTAGAATTCTGAAGTaattgttttgatatttttatgaCTTAAGTATTTAGAACTCTCATTACTGTTAAAACCATTTACCTTGACTTCTGCTTATTTTGCCGTAACTGTGGCATGATATTCTTTGGAATGTTCACTTGAAGTAGATCTTTGCTTCTCACTTAAGTCTTTCCCAACCTTCTCATTTTATCTTTACAGTTAACAGTTGGCTAAGAGGTCTGTGTGATAAGGGGAACTGTGGATGGCTATtgttagattttcttttctaattaacttgggttttctttcctctctttcaagGTGAAGCATCTGGATATGACAGTGAAACAAGTCGTGTAGAGGATTCACATGAACCATTTTCTCAGGGTGAAATTCTTTCTACACAGGTAGTTTTATGTTCAGCATTCCAGAAGTAGTTTATGTACGTTTCCAGTATAATTGACTAGTATGGATTCTAGGATATAAGCGAAAGCTGCAAAGTCAGTGCGGTGGGAGGCAGCTTTCAGTGTGATTCTTTGTGCAGCTGGGTTATATTCATAACCATAGTAAAGCATAATTAATCAAGAACTGTTGAACTGCTTCTATGCCAttatttttcctactgttttcCATGGTGACATTACATTCTAATGGATGCAACTTGTTATGTGGTATTGATTACAGTGCTTAATTGCAGGAGATGCTTGTTAAATCTCCGTACTTGACCAATGCTGGAAGCCTCAGATTTTCctacatttgtcttttttttgaTGGTGACTTACAGTAATTGGTGATaatttgagaaaagaagactgagaggggacctgatccaggtctataagtatctaaggtgtgaggggcagaatggcaaggctggactcttttcagtggtgagtggagacaggacaaggggaaatagccggaaactgcagcataggaagttccacaccaatgtgtgcaagaacttctttacagtgaaggtgacggagcactggaacaggctgcctagggaggtcgtggagtctccttctctggagatatccaagacctgcctggatgcctacctgtgtgacctggtgtagggaacctgctttggcaggggggttggactcgatgatctccggaggtcccttccaacccctacaattctgtgattctgtataatATAGACCAGCAAATCAAGTCCTTATGTTTAGAGGCATAGAGTCTTTACCTTTTAAGGGTGAAGATTAAAAAAGCATTCAATATCAGAATATTATGGAATAGTACTTATGTAAAACTTAAAAAGCACTGTTCATTGTACATTGACGCTATGTcttctcaaatattttgttttgatatagCACGTGTTCGCTATTTGTTACGCTAAAACCACTGTAGCTGCCTATTAAGCATGTAGTAACAAGT from Lagopus muta isolate bLagMut1 chromosome 25, bLagMut1 primary, whole genome shotgun sequence carries:
- the BRCA1 gene encoding breast cancer type 1 susceptibility protein isoform X1 — protein: MDLSVIAIGDVQNVLSAMQKNLECPVCLDVIKEPVSTKCDHIFCRFCMFKLLSKKKKGVIQCPLCKTEVTKRSLKENSRFKQLIEGLLEAISAFELDTGVKFLSSHFPKTPTEAASAELLGNNRSVIQSKGFRNRKISAKENGQDSYTLQEANVDPQLTDNRVEERYLTSKKQKRGIGRGVLIELGTDSSEELFMPASNTGRLEDKEELEEFKSAEKYGSSCNTQSLKLGAEEITLPDVIGETDFLKEALSKKSMLNITEHVKSNHVNTIEGQSSPSNVFDADLLTEQCDEIGNASPLKNNYTSFSNNAEEMDAEESLCSSKNQELDFEDGSESTLDKIKEQDICVPSVEDVEMYEPVTDSLLEKELPVEKLLQLKIPHCPTLHEVSRKRLKQSIQKVNEWFSKSNEVLSSSSFQNDPSEATDASGEGDISLSDKDSCISEKTNPIVDSVEFVLFERNKRWPKQTTYSIKDKIFGKTYERGRKSNPSTVLRDVLPATKKEDAAVEEECLNNSREARLKRKREPARVLQPEDFIEKKDLEEADRCPQGINSSLEGAEKRKCDGNSAVKENPLLEKIKVRMLTEFEEGGLQWKNAIEKVSDMPFDGQLELSNSDQKSTKNACSAAKGCRRSTRTRCAIRLVVDRNPDSFGPDEPLIDSYPSSEEPNKVDCEQRQVRRSRRLQLLSKETGKMRITKEARNSDNGPEGSVFGVERSVLVHNSQCKDLRKQQDILNCTSLTDRNGADLVANGIQISPKNSADITKNRSLFNPTFSCQHSNFNSPSLKAGSQEGEMLGRLFLLQSPSKTVLDTASILTEEKRSGSGTVFPQDKGCCSQNVPKDFRIEKSPMAKNVSELTVEAEDSELDMQHLRNTFRSSKRQSFSLYPAPMKTCTTDDVESEKLNTLCPDQVEKRHSKYFMTENLQEKKKTAENLSSVCEKFKTCESACVSPVSCSVSNAERVHAVEHQEDILNVANHGNLATLVRVCAARNEGRNRPQEGEQESEKTLSADIGVESKLRLSPVGSNRNLSDRSHAEERAFQRTDLNTVSETYFSSESNQVENAEVVDGKAPMQRFQPSPMVCPTACQQNPAEFNCRVTEKKISKKEESLIKGNEERVIQTVSTGLSEYLVREALEESLKVRSDFTDLSETPDGLLCSDNDTEDSASFYVTNKKDTSAVFVKRSGAALVNIVNDSVVSCKPRSEGIQRSRRRAQKLQSSDEESSEDEDLPCFQELMFGKSVSTPLQIKKQVTSVVQSSANPSMLPRSECLNENNEQKTLEAALSNECVSPSQESECSVKLFSSQSNISEESVDGAQELRKTLTQMSARNKSKEALQSCSGGLKRRKNDSNDEYQEDPNMGANLGEASGYDSETSRVEDSHEPFSQGEILSTQQKNAMQNNLKKLQEEMAVLEAVLKQHASQDTEVLPLCRELPYSSSGGTLGMEQMRQETENASEHDSETKLSKAPVLPVLCRNVTSNPNSSSSSVKHPCPQTAQTNNSAVAQCDNKSSVRVRESKRNVCFPTSVLHNAAGKENAASSGTTYRTEMSIVASGLNQNEHLMVQKFARKTQSTFSNHITDGTTHVIMKTDEELVCERTLKYFLGIAGRKWVVSYQWIIQSFKEGRILDEENFEVKGDVINGRNHQGPKRARQSLAEKIFKDFEICCYGPFTDMTAGHLEWIVELCGASVVKQLHLFTHKVNSTAVVVVQPDAWMEGTSYEAIQQKNNVAVVTREWVLDSVACFECQELDAYLVS
- the BRCA1 gene encoding breast cancer type 1 susceptibility protein isoform X3, with the protein product MDLSVIAIGDVQNVLSAMQKNLECPVCLDVIKEPVSTKCDHIFCRFCMFKLLSKKKKGVIQCPLCKTEVTKRSLKENSRFKQLIEGLLEAISAFELDTGVKFLSSHFPKTPTEAASAELLGNNRSVIQSKGFRNRKISAKENGQDSYTLEANVDPQLTDNRVEERYLTSKKQKRGIGRGVLIELGTDSSEELFMPASNTGRLEDKEELEEFKSAEKYGSSCNTQSLKLGAEEITLPDVIGETDFLKEALSKKSMLNITEHVKSNHVNTIEGQSSPSNVFDADLLTEQCDEIGNASPLKNNYTSFSNNAEEMDAEESLCSSKNQELDFEDGSESTLDKIKEQDICVPSVEDVEMYEPVTDSLLEKELPVEKLLQLKIPHCPTLHEVSRKRLKQSIQKVNEWFSKSNEVLSSSSFQNDPSEATDASGEGDISLSDKDSCISEKTNPIVDSVEFVLFERNKRWPKQTTYSIKDKIFGKTYERGRKSNPSTVLRDVLPATKKEDAAVEEECLNNSREARLKRKREPARVLQPEDFIEKKDLEEADRCPQGINSSLEGAEKRKCDGNSAVKENPLLEKIKVRMLTEFEEGGLQWKNAIEKVSDMPFDGQLELSNSDQKSTKNACSAAKGCRRSTRTRCAIRLVVDRNPDSFGPDEPLIDSYPSSEEPNKVDCEQRQVRRSRRLQLLSKETGKMRITKEARNSDNGPEGSVFGVERSVLVHNSQCKDLRKQQDILNCTSLTDRNGADLVANGIQISPKNSADITKNRSLFNPTFSCQHSNFNSPSLKAGSQEGEMLGRLFLLQSPSKTVLDTASILTEEKRSGSGTVFPQDKGCCSQNVPKDFRIEKSPMAKNVSELTVEAEDSELDMQHLRNTFRSSKRQSFSLYPAPMKTCTTDDVESEKLNTLCPDQVEKRHSKYFMTENLQEKKKTAENLSSVCEKFKTCESACVSPVSCSVSNAERVHAVEHQEDILNVANHGNLATLVRVCAARNEGRNRPQEGEQESEKTLSADIGVESKLRLSPVGSNRNLSDRSHAEERAFQRTDLNTVSETYFSSESNQVENAEVVDGKAPMQRFQPSPMVCPTACQQNPAEFNCRVTEKKISKKEESLIKGNEERVIQTVSTGLSEYLVREALEESLKVRSDFTDLSETPDGLLCSDNDTEDSASFYVTNKKDTSAVFVKRSGAALVNIVNDSVVSCKPRSEGIQRSRRRAQKLQSSDEESSEDEDLPCFQELMFGKSVSTPLQIKKQVTSVVQSSANPSMLPRSECLNENNEQKTLEAALSNECVSPSQESECSVKLFSSQSNISEESVDGAQELRKTLTQMSARNKSKEALQSCSGGLKRRKNDSNDEYQEDPNMGANLGEASGYDSETSRVEDSHEPFSQGEILSTQQKNAMQNNLKKLQEEMAVLEAVLKQHASQDTEVLPLCRELPYSSSGGTLGMEQMRQETENASEHDSETKLSKAPVLPVLCRNVTSNPNSSSSSVKHPCPQTAQTNNSAVAQCDNKSSVRVRESKRNVCFPTSVLHNAAGKENAASSGTTYRTEMSIVASGLNQNEHLMVQKFARKTQSTFSNHITDGTTHVIMKTDEELVCERTLKYFLGIAGRKWVVSYQWIIQSFKEGRILDEENFEVKGDVINGRNHQGPKRARQSLAEKIFKDFEICCYGPFTDMTAGHLEWIVELCGASVVKQLHLFTHKVNSTAVVVVQPDAWMEGTSYEAIQQKNNVAVVTREWVLDSVACFECQELDAYLVS
- the BRCA1 gene encoding breast cancer type 1 susceptibility protein isoform X2 — its product is MDLSVIAIGDVQNVLSAMQKNLECPVCLDVIKEPVSTKCDHIFCRFCMFKLLSKKKKGVIQCPLCKTEVTKRSLKENSRFKQLIEGLLEAISAFELDTGVKFLSSHFPKTPTEAASAELLGNNRSVIQSKGFRNRKISAKENGQDSYTLQEANVDPQLTDNRVEERYLTSKKQKRGIGRGVLIELGTDSSEELFMPASNTGLEDKEELEEFKSAEKYGSSCNTQSLKLGAEEITLPDVIGETDFLKEALSKKSMLNITEHVKSNHVNTIEGQSSPSNVFDADLLTEQCDEIGNASPLKNNYTSFSNNAEEMDAEESLCSSKNQELDFEDGSESTLDKIKEQDICVPSVEDVEMYEPVTDSLLEKELPVEKLLQLKIPHCPTLHEVSRKRLKQSIQKVNEWFSKSNEVLSSSSFQNDPSEATDASGEGDISLSDKDSCISEKTNPIVDSVEFVLFERNKRWPKQTTYSIKDKIFGKTYERGRKSNPSTVLRDVLPATKKEDAAVEEECLNNSREARLKRKREPARVLQPEDFIEKKDLEEADRCPQGINSSLEGAEKRKCDGNSAVKENPLLEKIKVRMLTEFEEGGLQWKNAIEKVSDMPFDGQLELSNSDQKSTKNACSAAKGCRRSTRTRCAIRLVVDRNPDSFGPDEPLIDSYPSSEEPNKVDCEQRQVRRSRRLQLLSKETGKMRITKEARNSDNGPEGSVFGVERSVLVHNSQCKDLRKQQDILNCTSLTDRNGADLVANGIQISPKNSADITKNRSLFNPTFSCQHSNFNSPSLKAGSQEGEMLGRLFLLQSPSKTVLDTASILTEEKRSGSGTVFPQDKGCCSQNVPKDFRIEKSPMAKNVSELTVEAEDSELDMQHLRNTFRSSKRQSFSLYPAPMKTCTTDDVESEKLNTLCPDQVEKRHSKYFMTENLQEKKKTAENLSSVCEKFKTCESACVSPVSCSVSNAERVHAVEHQEDILNVANHGNLATLVRVCAARNEGRNRPQEGEQESEKTLSADIGVESKLRLSPVGSNRNLSDRSHAEERAFQRTDLNTVSETYFSSESNQVENAEVVDGKAPMQRFQPSPMVCPTACQQNPAEFNCRVTEKKISKKEESLIKGNEERVIQTVSTGLSEYLVREALEESLKVRSDFTDLSETPDGLLCSDNDTEDSASFYVTNKKDTSAVFVKRSGAALVNIVNDSVVSCKPRSEGIQRSRRRAQKLQSSDEESSEDEDLPCFQELMFGKSVSTPLQIKKQVTSVVQSSANPSMLPRSECLNENNEQKTLEAALSNECVSPSQESECSVKLFSSQSNISEESVDGAQELRKTLTQMSARNKSKEALQSCSGGLKRRKNDSNDEYQEDPNMGANLGEASGYDSETSRVEDSHEPFSQGEILSTQQKNAMQNNLKKLQEEMAVLEAVLKQHASQDTEVLPLCRELPYSSSGGTLGMEQMRQETENASEHDSETKLSKAPVLPVLCRNVTSNPNSSSSSVKHPCPQTAQTNNSAVAQCDNKSSVRVRESKRNVCFPTSVLHNAAGKENAASSGTTYRTEMSIVASGLNQNEHLMVQKFARKTQSTFSNHITDGTTHVIMKTDEELVCERTLKYFLGIAGRKWVVSYQWIIQSFKEGRILDEENFEVKGDVINGRNHQGPKRARQSLAEKIFKDFEICCYGPFTDMTAGHLEWIVELCGASVVKQLHLFTHKVNSTAVVVVQPDAWMEGTSYEAIQQKNNVAVVTREWVLDSVACFECQELDAYLVS
- the BRCA1 gene encoding breast cancer type 1 susceptibility protein isoform X4; translated protein: MDLSVIAIGDVQNVLSAMQKNLECPVCLDVIKEPVSTKCDHIFCRFCMFKLLSKKKKGVIQCPLCKTEVTKRSLKENSRFKQLIEGLLEAISAFELDTGVKFLSSHFPKTPTEAASAELLGNNRSVIQSKGFRNRKISAKENGQDSYTLEANVDPQLTDNRVEERYLTSKKQKRGIGRGVLIELGTDSSEELFMPASNTGLEDKEELEEFKSAEKYGSSCNTQSLKLGAEEITLPDVIGETDFLKEALSKKSMLNITEHVKSNHVNTIEGQSSPSNVFDADLLTEQCDEIGNASPLKNNYTSFSNNAEEMDAEESLCSSKNQELDFEDGSESTLDKIKEQDICVPSVEDVEMYEPVTDSLLEKELPVEKLLQLKIPHCPTLHEVSRKRLKQSIQKVNEWFSKSNEVLSSSSFQNDPSEATDASGEGDISLSDKDSCISEKTNPIVDSVEFVLFERNKRWPKQTTYSIKDKIFGKTYERGRKSNPSTVLRDVLPATKKEDAAVEEECLNNSREARLKRKREPARVLQPEDFIEKKDLEEADRCPQGINSSLEGAEKRKCDGNSAVKENPLLEKIKVRMLTEFEEGGLQWKNAIEKVSDMPFDGQLELSNSDQKSTKNACSAAKGCRRSTRTRCAIRLVVDRNPDSFGPDEPLIDSYPSSEEPNKVDCEQRQVRRSRRLQLLSKETGKMRITKEARNSDNGPEGSVFGVERSVLVHNSQCKDLRKQQDILNCTSLTDRNGADLVANGIQISPKNSADITKNRSLFNPTFSCQHSNFNSPSLKAGSQEGEMLGRLFLLQSPSKTVLDTASILTEEKRSGSGTVFPQDKGCCSQNVPKDFRIEKSPMAKNVSELTVEAEDSELDMQHLRNTFRSSKRQSFSLYPAPMKTCTTDDVESEKLNTLCPDQVEKRHSKYFMTENLQEKKKTAENLSSVCEKFKTCESACVSPVSCSVSNAERVHAVEHQEDILNVANHGNLATLVRVCAARNEGRNRPQEGEQESEKTLSADIGVESKLRLSPVGSNRNLSDRSHAEERAFQRTDLNTVSETYFSSESNQVENAEVVDGKAPMQRFQPSPMVCPTACQQNPAEFNCRVTEKKISKKEESLIKGNEERVIQTVSTGLSEYLVREALEESLKVRSDFTDLSETPDGLLCSDNDTEDSASFYVTNKKDTSAVFVKRSGAALVNIVNDSVVSCKPRSEGIQRSRRRAQKLQSSDEESSEDEDLPCFQELMFGKSVSTPLQIKKQVTSVVQSSANPSMLPRSECLNENNEQKTLEAALSNECVSPSQESECSVKLFSSQSNISEESVDGAQELRKTLTQMSARNKSKEALQSCSGGLKRRKNDSNDEYQEDPNMGANLGEASGYDSETSRVEDSHEPFSQGEILSTQQKNAMQNNLKKLQEEMAVLEAVLKQHASQDTEVLPLCRELPYSSSGGTLGMEQMRQETENASEHDSETKLSKAPVLPVLCRNVTSNPNSSSSSVKHPCPQTAQTNNSAVAQCDNKSSVRVRESKRNVCFPTSVLHNAAGKENAASSGTTYRTEMSIVASGLNQNEHLMVQKFARKTQSTFSNHITDGTTHVIMKTDEELVCERTLKYFLGIAGRKWVVSYQWIIQSFKEGRILDEENFEVKGDVINGRNHQGPKRARQSLAEKIFKDFEICCYGPFTDMTAGHLEWIVELCGASVVKQLHLFTHKVNSTAVVVVQPDAWMEGTSYEAIQQKNNVAVVTREWVLDSVACFECQELDAYLVS
- the BRCA1 gene encoding breast cancer type 1 susceptibility protein isoform X5; this encodes MDLSVIAIGDVQNVLSAMQKNLECPVCLDVIKEPVSTKCDHIFCRFCMFKLLSKKKKGVIQCPLCKTEVTKRSLKENSRFKQLIEGLLEAISAFELDTGVKFLSSHFPKTPTEAASAELLGNNRSVIQSKGFRNRKISAKENGQDSYTLQEANVDPQLTDNRVEERYLTSKKQKRGIGRGVLIELGTDSSEELFMPASNTGRLEDKEELEEFKSAEKYGSSCNTQSLKLGAEEITLPDVIGETDFLKEALSKKSMLNITEHVKSNHVNTIEGQSSPSNVFDADLLTEQCDEIGNASPLKNNYTSFSNNAEEMDAEESLCSSKNQELDFEDGSESTLDKIKEQDICVPSVEDVEMYEPVTDSLLEKELPVEKLLQLKIPHCPTLHEVSRKRLKQSIQKVNEWFSKSNEVLSSSSFQNDPSEATDASGEGDISLSDKDSCISEKTNPIVDSVEFVLFERNKRWPKQTTYSIKDKIFGKTYERGRKSNPSTVLRDVLPATKKEDAAVEEECLNNSREARLKRKREPARVLQPEDFIEKKDLEEADRCPQGINSSLEGAEKRKCDGNSAVKENPLLEKIKVRMLTEFEEGGLQWKNAIEKVSDMPFDGQLELSNSDQKSTKNACSAAKGCRRSTRTRCAIRLVVDRNPDSFGPDEPLIDSYPSSEEPNKVDCEQRQVRRSRRLQLLSKETGKMRITKEARNSDNGPEGSVFGVERSVLVHNSQCKDLRKQQDILNCTSLTDRNGADLVANGIQISPKNSADITKNRSLFNPTFSCQHSNFNSPSLKAGSQEGEMLGRLFLLQSPSKTVLDTASILTEEKRSGSGTVFPQDKGCCSQNVPKDFRIEKSPMAKNVSELTVEAEDSELDMQHLRNTFRSSKRQSFSLYPAPMKTCTTDDVESEKLNTLCPDQVEKRHSKYFMTENLQEKKKTAENLSSVCEKFKTCESACVSPVSCSVSNAERVHAVEHQEDILNVANHGNLATLVRVCAARNEGRNRPQEGEQESEKTLSADIGVESKLRLSPVGSNRNLSDRSHAEERAFQRTDLNTVSETYFSSESNQVENAEVVDGKAPMQRFQPSPMVCPTACQQNPAEFNCRVTEKKISKKEESLIKGNEERVIQTVSTGLSEYLVREALEESLKVRSDFTDLSETPDGLLCSDNDTEDSASFYVTNKKDTSAVFVKRSGAALVNIVNDSVVSCKPRSEGIQRSRRRAQKLQSSDEESSEDEDLPCFQELMFGKSVSTPLQIKKQVTSVVQSSANPSMLPRSECLNENNEQKTLEAALSNECVSPSQESECSVKLFSSQSNISEESVDGAQELRKTLTQMSARNKSKEALQSCSGGLKRRKNDSNDEYQEDPNMGANLGEASGYDSETSRVEDSHEPFSQGEILSTQQKNAMQNNLKKLQEEMAVLEAVLKQHASQDTEVLPLCRELPYSSSGGTLGMEQMRQETENASEHDSETKLSKAPVLPVLCRNVTSNPNSSSSSVKHPCPQTAQTNNSAVAQCDNKSSVRVRESKRNVCFPTSVLHNAAGKENAASSGTTYRTEMSIVASGLNQNEHLMVQKFARKTQSTFSNHITDGTTHVIMKTDEELVCERTLKYFLGIAGRKWVVSYQWIIQSFKEGRILDEENFEVKGDVINGRNHQGPKRARQSLAEKIFKDFEICCYGPFTDMTAEFYCCCCCAARCLDGRHKL